The Chloroflexota bacterium genome contains a region encoding:
- a CDS encoding DUF4349 domain-containing protein → MKISKVLCGVCISSLALLITACAPRSSPIVPTSAPALYSTSAEGGKGAGAVPSSVGVSEERMIVRTAELSLVVKDTEESVAQIKSIVSTLGGYVVDVRLWRDQDQLRGSITVRVPAETLDEALGRFKALAVKVERESGSSRDVTEEYTDLSAQLRNLEATEQELLELLRTVREKTGKAEDILAVYRELTQIRGQIEQLKGRMQYLERTSAMSAVTIELIPDVLARPIAGTGWRPSETVVGALRTLVQTLRFLVDAAIWVVLYILPVAILVSLPFVALWSFWRRKKGKVPAGSSKDSIP, encoded by the coding sequence ATGAAGATTAGTAAGGTATTATGTGGGGTTTGTATCTCATCTTTAGCGCTGCTTATTACAGCTTGTGCTCCTAGAAGCAGCCCAATTGTCCCTACTTCTGCACCGGCTCTCTATTCCACCAGTGCAGAAGGCGGAAAAGGTGCAGGTGCGGTACCCAGCTCAGTGGGGGTCAGCGAAGAGCGGATGATCGTGCGCACAGCAGAGTTATCCCTGGTAGTCAAAGACACAGAGGAAAGCGTAGCCCAGATCAAGAGCATTGTCAGTACGCTGGGCGGCTATGTTGTGGATGTGAGACTGTGGCGCGATCAGGATCAACTGCGTGGTTCCATCACTGTACGTGTTCCCGCTGAGACGTTAGATGAAGCCTTGGGACGCTTCAAGGCTCTTGCTGTAAAGGTGGAGCGCGAGAGTGGTAGCAGCCGGGATGTGACCGAGGAATACACTGACCTGAGTGCCCAACTACGCAACCTGGAGGCAACGGAGCAGGAACTGCTCGAACTACTGCGCACAGTTCGCGAGAAGACGGGCAAGGCAGAGGATATTCTGGCAGTATATCGCGAGTTGACACAGATACGGGGTCAGATTGAGCAACTTAAGGGACGTATGCAGTATCTGGAAAGAACTTCTGCTATGTCGGCAGTAACTATCGAATTGATCCCTGATGTGCTGGCCAGACCTATTGCTGGCACTGGTTGGCGGCCTTCTGAAACGGTGGTCGGAGCGCTACGTACTCTGGTGCAGACGCTACGCTTCCTGGTAGATGCCGCCATTTGGGTGGTTTTGTACATTTTGCCTGTGGCAATCCTGGTATCGCTGCCCTTCGTTGCGCTCTGGTCGTTCTGGCGACGGAAAAAGGGAAAAGTCCCTGCAGGGAGCAGCAAGGATTCAATACCCTAA
- a CDS encoding metallophosphoesterase family protein codes for MRYLILSDIHSNLAAFEAVLADAGQFDKVWCLGDVIGYGPQPNECIERLRELPHICVAGNHDWASINRLDISSFNPDARQACLWTGEQLTPSNREFIESLPERLVEDDFTIVHGSPRHPIWEYISHQFVAAANFAHFDTTYCLFGHTHVPVVYAFTGSPRNCDAFLLMPGEPTPLGEERLLINPGGVGQPRDGDPRASYMIFDKEAKTIELRKVDYPIEETQRLMAALRLPPRLATRLSFGW; via the coding sequence GTGCGCTATCTCATTCTATCCGACATTCACAGCAATTTGGCTGCTTTTGAGGCAGTTTTGGCTGATGCGGGTCAGTTTGACAAAGTATGGTGTTTGGGTGATGTGATTGGCTATGGGCCGCAGCCCAACGAGTGCATTGAGCGGCTGAGGGAGTTACCTCACATTTGTGTAGCTGGCAACCATGACTGGGCATCGATCAATAGGCTCGATATCTCCTCCTTCAATCCCGATGCGCGCCAGGCATGCCTTTGGACGGGAGAACAGCTCACGCCGAGCAATCGGGAATTCATTGAGAGCTTGCCAGAGAGGCTGGTTGAGGATGACTTTACCATTGTCCATGGCAGCCCGCGCCATCCCATTTGGGAATACATCTCGCACCAATTTGTGGCAGCAGCGAATTTTGCTCACTTTGACACCACGTACTGCCTGTTTGGACACACGCATGTGCCTGTTGTCTATGCTTTCACTGGCTCGCCGCGAAACTGCGATGCGTTTCTTCTGATGCCGGGTGAGCCTACACCCCTTGGGGAGGAGCGTTTGTTGATCAACCCGGGTGGAGTAGGGCAGCCCCGGGATGGCGATCCGCGCGCCAGTTATATGATCTTCGATAAGGAAGCGAAGACCATTGAATTAAGGAAGGTAGACTATCCTATCGAAGAAACACAACGTTTGATGGCTGCCCTGCGTTTGCCACCGCGCTTGGCCACCCGCCTGTCATTTGGCTGGTGA
- a CDS encoding alpha/beta hydrolase, whose protein sequence is MALAWIVLYGALHLTHPKRTTIGGTPSDFGLPYESISFPSLDGITLHGWFIPAQNPRGTVIFCHGYAGSKAPDLQYVPHFRTHGYNTLLFDFRAHGESDGDKSSLVYYERQDLLGAIVYLQQRGINRVGLMGFSMGAAVAMATAPLSEAVRVVVADSGFAELKTILNAYLQNRGIPRSIAFVMSNLIIWTAGQQLGCSLPESDPIRWVGRLAPRPLLIIHGERDRSIPVSDAQRLYKAARQPKELWIAPEADHRCVDQLYPDEYITKVLDFFDKWLGSLPTACTEHVNQLKEDSPQ, encoded by the coding sequence TTGGCACTCGCGTGGATAGTGCTATATGGCGCGCTCCATCTGACACATCCAAAACGTACCACTATTGGAGGAACGCCATCTGATTTCGGATTGCCTTACGAAAGCATCTCGTTTCCTAGTTTGGATGGAATCACCCTCCATGGGTGGTTTATCCCAGCTCAAAACCCTCGTGGTACCGTGATCTTCTGCCACGGCTACGCTGGCAGCAAGGCGCCAGATCTGCAATATGTACCCCATTTTCGCACACATGGATATAACACTTTGCTCTTCGATTTCCGCGCTCATGGCGAAAGCGATGGCGACAAAAGCTCGTTAGTCTATTACGAGCGCCAGGACTTGTTGGGCGCCATCGTGTATCTGCAACAGCGCGGCATAAACCGGGTTGGATTGATGGGCTTTTCCATGGGTGCAGCGGTGGCCATGGCTACCGCACCGCTGAGCGAGGCAGTGCGCGTCGTGGTCGCCGACAGTGGATTCGCCGAATTGAAAACTATCCTCAACGCGTACCTACAAAACCGAGGGATACCCCGCTCGATTGCTTTTGTTATGTCTAATTTAATTATTTGGACAGCCGGGCAGCAATTGGGCTGTTCGTTGCCCGAAAGCGACCCAATTCGTTGGGTGGGTCGCCTTGCCCCAAGGCCATTGCTCATCATCCATGGCGAGCGGGATCGCAGTATCCCTGTGAGTGACGCTCAGCGTCTGTACAAAGCAGCTCGCCAGCCTAAAGAACTATGGATCGCGCCAGAAGCGGACCATCGCTGCGTAGACCAACTTTATCCCGATGAGTACATAACCAAAGTGCTTGACTTCTTCGACAAATGGCTTGGCTCACTACCTACTGCGTGCACGGAACACGTAAATCAGTTAAAGGAGGACTCCCCACAATGA
- a CDS encoding MFS transporter, with product MKKIRFLDYFNLSAYWFALSYLWNSMGPIILPNLISPPMVADEIKGSALGLLSAAGLVIAIIVQPVAGYISDRSTSRFGRRRPYLLVGTLFDLIFLLGIALSKQYWFLFLSYMLLQVSSNVAHGPYQGLIPDLVPEERRGTASGVKQFAEIVGIIVTSLATAALMGRGQTLLAIAVIMAVLTITMLITIIGVHEEPLRDTPKQSLRETVLDTFKVDPRRYPDYFWLLLSRLFVLMGMNLVRNYVLYFVADVVIGPGVPYAERLAQANNLSGSLLAIIAVAIAFTALPTGVLSDRVGKKLLVLISSILGAMGAFLMVFANGRTLLTLGGFPLMDILIFGSLIGLSAGIFLSANWALATDLIPKEEGGRYLGISNLATAGAGVLAGIGGPIRDFLGYTALFLSACLCYMLGTLLLAKVHEHKRPLTT from the coding sequence ATGAAAAAGATCCGTTTCCTAGACTACTTCAATCTGAGTGCCTATTGGTTTGCCCTCTCGTACCTATGGAACAGCATGGGGCCCATCATCTTACCCAATTTGATTTCACCGCCGATGGTAGCCGATGAAATCAAAGGCTCTGCGTTAGGGTTGCTCAGCGCGGCTGGACTGGTCATTGCCATTATCGTACAACCTGTAGCCGGATACATCAGCGATCGGAGCACTTCGCGCTTTGGACGGCGACGACCCTACCTCCTGGTTGGAACGCTCTTTGACTTGATCTTCCTGTTGGGTATCGCTCTCTCCAAACAATATTGGTTCTTGTTCCTCAGCTACATGCTGCTCCAAGTTTCATCCAACGTAGCTCACGGCCCGTACCAAGGTCTCATCCCGGATCTGGTTCCCGAAGAACGCCGTGGTACAGCTTCAGGCGTGAAGCAATTCGCAGAGATTGTGGGCATCATCGTTACCTCCTTGGCAACAGCAGCATTGATGGGCCGGGGTCAGACCCTGTTGGCGATTGCCGTGATCATGGCCGTGCTCACCATAACGATGCTCATCACCATCATCGGGGTTCATGAAGAACCACTGAGGGACACGCCCAAGCAATCCTTACGCGAGACCGTGTTAGATACCTTTAAAGTGGATCCACGCAGATATCCAGACTACTTTTGGCTGCTCCTATCGCGCCTGTTTGTCCTCATGGGCATGAACCTGGTGCGCAATTATGTCCTATATTTTGTCGCCGATGTGGTGATCGGGCCTGGTGTGCCCTATGCGGAGCGCCTGGCGCAGGCCAACAATCTGAGCGGCAGCCTGTTGGCCATCATTGCCGTCGCCATCGCTTTCACTGCCCTGCCCACGGGCGTACTTTCTGATCGCGTGGGGAAAAAGCTGCTCGTGCTCATTTCCAGCATCCTGGGGGCAATGGGTGCGTTTCTCATGGTCTTTGCCAACGGTCGTACACTGCTGACACTTGGAGGCTTCCCGCTCATGGACATCCTTATCTTCGGTAGCCTCATTGGCCTGTCTGCAGGCATCTTTCTCAGCGCAAACTGGGCATTAGCTACAGACCTTATTCCAAAAGAAGAAGGGGGACGCTACCTAGGCATCTCCAACCTGGCCACAGCCGGAGCAGGGGTACTCGCCGGCATCGGTGGCCCCATTCGCGACTTTCTGGGGTACACGGCATTGTTTTTGAGCGCCTGCCTGTGCTATATGCTGGGGACTTTGCTGCTGGCTAAGGTGCATGAGCACAAGAGACCGCTGACCACATGA
- a CDS encoding ATPase, whose protein sequence is MSKTKGKPGEVIVTGDVTMDWNLARFRIARNDTTLHAWWAGDRTKACWHRGGAAMLADLISVIAEPLGYIVHQMDAPRDPVHPGDERFHHSYALWDQFKGGKGHDMAWRVKDPLGLDPSPMAAPALWQKVRDDRADPILVVLDDADLGFRHWPELWPRALSHENFRGWVLVKMARPVARGPLWEHVHDTFAQRLIMVMTIDDLRLTQVQISRELSWERTAQDLFWELTNNPHVSSLSDCAYVVISLDTAGALLLSHLESGEVECTLFFDPRFTEGGWNVQYPGRVIGYTTCLTAGIAWQILHNPAEPNLAQAIQNGVAGMRLLHQVGYLGPNTAEDPCRLAFPIDIVANKLTDEEGKPPLASIRVPNPISFLVEKHGYGVKSLSPFWTILQDRYPENLDEVARKVVEEGVESALQGVPIGQFGKLLTLDRREIESYRSIRAVLAEYCSRTQKRPISIAVFGPPGSGKSFGVEQVAKSIRPDDPEAIEIRTFNLSQFRTPADLISALHQVRDLVLSGKMPLVFWDEFDSQLDGQVLGWLRYFLSPMQDGSFQEGQVTHPIGQAIFVFAGGTSASMEDFARIAINARDAKGPDFLSRLKGYVNIMGPNPLDLKYPAGDPYFLIRRAIILRNLFERNAGYLFTEPDGKGRLNIDPGVLRAFLHVSSYKHGVRSMESIIAMSMLAGRSRFERSCLPSEAQLNLHVNGLEFLALVQQPELTGELLEKLAAAVHEVYTQSLKGKPDVPDAASIPYEQLSVQLKQQNRDNVLDIMRKLAFIGCVMIPVRGSIATFAFSEADLERLAEIEHERWLRAKIVTGWRYGTKRDDVEKTNPAMLPWHRLSPAERAQLEPDVAAAIGEEPLSEEEKEKDRALVRAIPQIAVRAGYAIVKLQGEGARW, encoded by the coding sequence GTGAGCAAAACAAAAGGTAAGCCAGGAGAGGTTATCGTTACGGGAGATGTAACGATGGATTGGAATCTGGCGCGCTTTCGCATTGCCAGGAATGATACAACTTTGCACGCATGGTGGGCTGGCGACCGCACCAAGGCCTGCTGGCATCGCGGTGGCGCGGCGATGCTTGCTGACCTTATTAGTGTGATTGCAGAGCCATTGGGTTATATCGTCCACCAGATGGATGCCCCACGGGATCCTGTGCATCCCGGCGATGAACGCTTCCATCACTCCTATGCCCTATGGGATCAGTTCAAGGGCGGAAAAGGCCATGATATGGCCTGGCGTGTAAAAGATCCTTTGGGGCTGGATCCCAGCCCTATGGCAGCGCCAGCATTATGGCAGAAAGTGCGCGATGACCGGGCTGATCCCATTTTGGTTGTGCTCGACGATGCTGACCTGGGTTTTCGTCATTGGCCTGAACTATGGCCGCGTGCTTTGTCCCACGAAAACTTCCGGGGGTGGGTTTTGGTCAAGATGGCTCGTCCTGTGGCACGCGGCCCACTGTGGGAGCACGTGCACGATACCTTCGCTCAGCGTTTGATTATGGTGATGACCATTGATGATCTGCGCCTGACGCAAGTGCAGATTAGCCGCGAATTGTCCTGGGAACGCACAGCTCAGGATCTATTCTGGGAGCTGACTAATAACCCACATGTTAGTAGCCTGTCGGATTGTGCTTACGTGGTCATTTCCCTCGACACGGCAGGAGCGTTGCTGCTCTCACATCTGGAAAGTGGCGAAGTCGAATGCACGCTGTTCTTTGACCCCAGGTTTACCGAAGGCGGTTGGAACGTTCAGTATCCCGGGCGAGTCATTGGTTATACCACCTGCCTAACTGCGGGTATCGCCTGGCAGATTCTGCACAATCCGGCTGAGCCCAATCTGGCACAAGCCATCCAAAACGGCGTGGCGGGGATGCGACTTTTACACCAAGTCGGCTATCTCGGCCCAAATACTGCTGAGGATCCATGCAGGCTGGCATTCCCTATAGACATAGTGGCGAACAAGCTCACGGATGAAGAGGGGAAACCACCCCTAGCGTCTATCAGGGTCCCAAACCCCATCTCCTTCCTGGTGGAAAAGCATGGATATGGCGTTAAGTCGTTATCACCATTCTGGACCATTTTACAGGATCGTTACCCGGAAAACCTGGACGAGGTGGCGCGTAAAGTAGTAGAAGAGGGTGTCGAATCTGCTTTGCAAGGAGTGCCAATAGGGCAGTTTGGCAAACTACTGACGCTAGATCGGCGTGAGATCGAGAGTTATCGCAGCATTCGCGCCGTTCTCGCAGAATATTGCAGTCGTACACAGAAACGCCCCATATCCATTGCTGTTTTTGGCCCGCCTGGCTCAGGCAAATCGTTTGGCGTGGAACAGGTGGCCAAGTCCATCCGGCCAGATGACCCGGAAGCCATCGAGATACGCACTTTTAACCTATCCCAGTTCCGGACGCCCGCGGATCTGATAAGTGCTTTGCACCAGGTCAGGGACTTGGTACTTTCAGGCAAGATGCCGTTGGTATTCTGGGACGAGTTCGACAGTCAGTTAGACGGGCAGGTGCTTGGCTGGCTGCGTTATTTCCTCTCGCCAATGCAGGATGGCTCTTTCCAGGAGGGGCAGGTCACCCACCCCATTGGCCAGGCTATCTTTGTTTTCGCCGGAGGCACATCTGCCAGTATGGAAGACTTTGCCCGAATTGCGATAAATGCGAGGGATGCTAAGGGCCCAGACTTCTTGAGCCGCTTGAAAGGGTACGTGAACATCATGGGGCCTAACCCGCTGGACCTCAAATACCCCGCTGGTGATCCATACTTCCTGATCCGCCGGGCGATTATCCTGCGTAACCTTTTTGAACGGAACGCCGGTTATCTGTTTACAGAACCGGATGGCAAGGGGAGATTAAACATAGATCCTGGCGTTCTACGCGCTTTTCTGCACGTCAGCAGCTACAAACACGGTGTGCGTTCCATGGAATCCATTATCGCCATGAGCATGTTGGCGGGCAGAAGCCGTTTCGAGCGCTCCTGCCTACCTTCCGAGGCGCAGCTCAACCTACATGTGAACGGATTGGAATTTCTGGCGCTTGTGCAGCAGCCTGAACTGACAGGTGAACTACTGGAGAAACTGGCTGCAGCGGTCCATGAGGTCTATACGCAAAGCCTAAAAGGCAAGCCAGATGTGCCTGATGCAGCGTCCATACCGTATGAACAGTTGTCTGTGCAACTCAAGCAGCAGAACCGTGACAATGTGCTGGACATTATGCGCAAGCTGGCTTTCATCGGTTGTGTTATGATCCCAGTACGCGGTAGCATAGCGACGTTTGCCTTCTCGGAGGCAGACCTGGAGAGATTGGCGGAGATAGAGCATGAGCGCTGGCTGCGCGCCAAGATCGTCACAGGTTGGCGCTATGGCACTAAGCGCGATGATGTAGAGAAAACTAATCCTGCCATGCTCCCTTGGCACCGCCTCTCCCCTGCAGAGCGTGCACAGCTTGAGCCCGACGTGGCAGCAGCGATTGGCGAAGAACCCCTCTCTGAGGAAGAAAAGGAGAAGGACCGCGCTCTGGTGCGTGCCATCCCACAGATTGCGGTCAGGGCAGGCTATGCTATTGTCAAGCTACAGGGTGAGGGGGCTAGATGGTAA
- a CDS encoding TIR domain-containing protein, with protein MSDVFISYSRKDIAFARVLYEALKARGLDIWVDWEDIPPSADWLVEVYRAIEGADILVFIVSQTSVHSEVCRREIEHGLRNHKRLVPVLLHDIDPKILPPEIASLNWIFFREQDDFQKAFDKLVRAIQADFDWVRAHTRLLVRAKEWDSKGQDNSFALRGRDLQEAEEWLSQGATKAPTPTPLHVEYILASRKTATKRQRATLAAVSLGLVVSTVLALVAWSQRNEALEAKAIAVEEARVRATAQAEAIQQKDNAEQQRRIALSRQLAAQARTYLSDQLDLALLLAVEASRITDTVEARASLLDALEHSPGLIAFLHGHTSYVFSVAFSPQGNMLASGSADGSVMLWDIAHPESSGRCLTGHTDAVNSVAFSPDGQMLASGSSDGSIILWNVGTGLPLLAPLQGHKHHVLSVAFSPDGKTLASGSDDQTVILWDVATGEALGQPLGPHWGMVQEIAFSPDGRILAAGAYRTIVLWDVASCKLLMPRLEGHSHYVTCIAFSPDGQTLLSGGDADDAIMIWDVSSGDAISEIPLIGYTDGVFSLAFNASGETLASGSGHGTVTLWDAHTHQALGALVTGHAEGVPTIAFSSDGATLAAGSGNLIMLWDTKQILSQPLARLVIRQAGYTGGLAFSPDGKAFASGGKDYAIILWNPVTGQAVGQPLKGHKSFVTSLAFSPDGQMLASGSEDNTVMLWDIAIQQPIGEPLTGHTRSVMGVSFSPDGQMLASCSADKTIILWDIATHQALGKPLTGHTAEVQGVAFSSDGKMLASGGMDRTIILWDVATRMPLGQPLRGHSFWVNNVAFSPDGYILASGGGDSTVILWNTTTGQPIFSPLKGHSVGVHSVAFSPDGQVLASGSGQVAPPTEDNSIILWDVKSGHVIGRPLIGHRSAVDSVVFSPDGRTLVSGSLDGTIVLWDVSLDSWQARACRVANRNLTLKEWQQFLGDEPCRPACPNLADLCRPSAPTP; from the coding sequence ATGTCAGACGTCTTTATCTCTTATTCACGAAAAGATATTGCTTTTGCGCGTGTGCTCTACGAAGCCTTGAAAGCCAGGGGTCTTGACATATGGGTTGATTGGGAGGACATTCCCCCCAGTGCAGATTGGCTGGTAGAGGTGTATCGGGCCATTGAAGGGGCTGATATACTGGTATTCATTGTCAGCCAGACGTCGGTCCATTCGGAGGTCTGCCGCAGAGAGATCGAGCACGGCCTCAGGAACCACAAACGATTGGTACCCGTGCTGTTGCATGATATAGACCCCAAAATTCTGCCACCTGAAATAGCTTCGCTCAATTGGATATTTTTCCGCGAACAGGACGATTTCCAGAAGGCTTTCGACAAGCTAGTGCGAGCGATTCAAGCGGATTTCGACTGGGTGCGCGCGCATACGCGGCTCCTCGTGCGCGCTAAAGAGTGGGACAGTAAAGGGCAGGACAATAGCTTTGCGCTGCGCGGCAGAGATCTCCAGGAGGCAGAGGAATGGTTGAGCCAAGGCGCGACAAAAGCACCCACGCCAACTCCGCTGCATGTGGAGTACATCCTTGCCAGCCGCAAGACAGCAACAAAGCGGCAGAGGGCCACGCTTGCTGCGGTGTCATTGGGCTTGGTAGTGTCAACCGTTCTGGCACTGGTTGCCTGGAGCCAGCGCAACGAGGCACTGGAGGCGAAGGCTATTGCTGTTGAGGAAGCCAGAGTACGCGCTACGGCGCAAGCTGAGGCAATCCAGCAGAAGGATAATGCAGAACAACAGCGTCGCATCGCTTTATCTCGCCAGTTGGCAGCGCAGGCGCGAACTTACCTTTCTGACCAGCTTGACCTAGCGCTGCTGTTGGCTGTTGAGGCCAGCCGCATTACCGATACGGTAGAAGCTAGAGCCAGCTTGCTTGATGCATTAGAGCACAGCCCGGGGCTTATTGCTTTTCTGCATGGCCACACCTCTTACGTGTTCAGCGTGGCCTTTAGTCCGCAAGGAAATATGCTGGCCTCAGGCAGTGCGGATGGCAGCGTTATGCTCTGGGACATAGCGCATCCTGAATCCAGCGGACGATGCCTCACTGGGCACACTGACGCAGTTAACAGCGTGGCCTTCAGTCCGGATGGACAAATGCTGGCGTCAGGCAGTTCCGACGGTTCCATTATCCTGTGGAATGTAGGGACTGGCTTGCCTCTCCTTGCTCCCCTTCAGGGACATAAACACCATGTGCTCAGTGTCGCCTTCAGTCCAGATGGGAAGACGTTGGCGTCTGGCAGCGATGACCAGACTGTGATTCTATGGGACGTAGCAACGGGAGAAGCGCTTGGTCAGCCGCTTGGGCCTCACTGGGGAATGGTGCAGGAAATCGCTTTCAGCCCGGATGGACGCATATTGGCAGCAGGCGCCTATCGCACCATTGTTCTTTGGGACGTTGCCTCCTGCAAGCTACTGATGCCACGCCTGGAGGGGCACAGCCATTATGTGACTTGCATAGCCTTCAGTCCAGACGGGCAGACGCTGTTGTCAGGTGGGGATGCTGATGACGCCATCATGATATGGGATGTCTCATCTGGGGATGCAATAAGTGAGATCCCTCTCATTGGTTACACCGATGGGGTGTTCAGCCTAGCTTTCAATGCCAGCGGAGAAACGTTGGCCTCAGGTAGCGGACATGGCACGGTAACATTGTGGGATGCGCATACGCATCAGGCGTTGGGTGCGCTGGTCACTGGGCATGCCGAAGGAGTGCCGACTATAGCTTTCAGTTCTGATGGAGCAACACTGGCCGCAGGCAGCGGGAACTTGATTATGTTATGGGACACGAAGCAGATTTTGTCCCAACCACTTGCCCGGCTTGTCATCAGGCAGGCTGGTTATACCGGGGGCCTCGCTTTTAGCCCTGATGGCAAAGCATTTGCCTCAGGGGGGAAGGATTATGCCATCATCTTGTGGAATCCTGTGACAGGCCAAGCCGTTGGCCAGCCTTTGAAGGGACACAAGTCCTTCGTAACCAGCCTTGCCTTCAGTCCAGATGGCCAGATGTTGGCATCTGGAAGCGAGGACAACACTGTCATGCTTTGGGATATTGCGATCCAGCAACCCATTGGCGAACCTTTGACAGGCCATACACGATCGGTCATGGGCGTTTCCTTCAGCCCGGATGGGCAGATGTTAGCCTCCTGCAGCGCGGACAAAACCATCATCCTTTGGGATATCGCTACGCACCAAGCGCTAGGTAAGCCATTAACCGGTCACACTGCAGAGGTACAAGGCGTGGCATTCAGCTCAGATGGGAAGATGCTGGCCTCCGGTGGCATGGACAGAACGATCATCCTTTGGGATGTTGCCACACGGATGCCACTTGGCCAACCATTGCGCGGGCATAGTTTTTGGGTCAACAACGTTGCTTTCAGCCCGGATGGCTATATTTTAGCATCAGGCGGAGGAGATTCTACTGTCATTTTGTGGAATACCACGACCGGTCAACCTATTTTCTCGCCTCTCAAGGGCCATAGCGTAGGGGTGCATAGTGTGGCCTTCAGTCCAGATGGTCAAGTATTGGCATCGGGCAGCGGCCAGGTAGCCCCGCCCACGGAGGACAACTCTATTATCCTATGGGATGTGAAAAGCGGCCACGTCATAGGTAGGCCGCTTATTGGCCACAGGTCTGCTGTAGACAGTGTAGTTTTCAGCCCGGATGGCCGCACCTTGGTGTCTGGCAGCCTAGATGGCACCATCGTACTCTGGGATGTGAGTCTGGATTCATGGCAAGCCCGTGCCTGTCGCGTTGCCAATCGCAACCTCACCCTAAAGGAATGGCAGCAATTCCTGGGGGACGAACCATGTCGGCCGGCATGCCCAAATCTAGCGGACCTTTGCAGGCCGTCCGCTCCGACTCCATAG
- a CDS encoding toll/interleukin-1 receptor domain-containing protein — MSRSETTHAAQEYRCWAFISYSSKDQRWARWLHRAIETYGIPAQLVGHETPAREPAPKRFHPVFLDRAELAATADLGREIGNALRASRYLIIVCSPHAAQSKWVNREIEVFGELGRSDRVLALVVDGEPHSGNAQECFPAALKQIEPIAADARP, encoded by the coding sequence TTGTCCAGGTCTGAAACAACACACGCTGCTCAGGAATACCGATGCTGGGCATTCATCAGTTACAGCAGCAAGGACCAAAGGTGGGCCAGGTGGTTGCACCGCGCCATTGAGACCTATGGTATACCAGCGCAGTTGGTCGGTCACGAAACGCCGGCGAGGGAGCCTGCTCCAAAGCGTTTCCACCCCGTTTTCCTCGACCGCGCGGAACTCGCGGCGACTGCCGACCTGGGGCGCGAAATCGGGAACGCCTTGCGCGCCTCGCGCTATCTGATCATTGTTTGCTCGCCGCATGCGGCACAGTCTAAGTGGGTGAATCGCGAGATCGAGGTATTTGGCGAGTTAGGACGCAGCGACCGCGTCCTGGCGTTGGTCGTGGATGGCGAACCTCACAGTGGCAATGCACAGGAGTGCTTTCCAGCGGCACTGAAGCAGATCGAGCCCATCGCAGCCGATGCCCGTCCATAA